From one Gemmatimonadaceae bacterium genomic stretch:
- a CDS encoding four helix bundle protein has protein sequence MDDNHRTPRCTRRGAGRRGRDQSAHRRPQTAARARLSAPQSAHAIGVNIREGFGRGPGGGRAQSIRVARGEAEETIGHLRSNFAMQRLERSTYWRLRNRLVVINRMLNSLEHS, from the coding sequence ATGGACGACAATCACCGAACACCTCGATGTACTCGACGCGGCGCAGGCCGTCGAGGACGAGATCAATCGGCTCATCGACGACCGCAAACGGCGGCTCGTGCACGTTTATCAGCTCCGCAGTCCGCCCACGCGATCGGCGTGAACATCCGCGAGGGCTTCGGCCGTGGACCCGGCGGCGGTCGAGCTCAGTCGATTCGTGTGGCGCGGGGCGAGGCGGAGGAGACGATCGGCCACCTGCGATCCAACTTCGCCATGCAACGCCTCGAAAGGTCGACCTACTGGCGCCTGCGCAATCGCCTCGTCGTGATCAACAGGATGCTAAACTCGCTGGAACACAGCTAA
- a CDS encoding HNH endonuclease, producing MVLGCLALNASYEPLTMVPMRRALRLVIDGKAEIVEADSDRVVRSERLTMPRPAVIRLTKFIHVPRRFRRQVTNTFLFARDRYTCQYCGRHMTEFKPREALTRDHLIPLSRGGTNDWTNVVAACSGCNTRKGNRLPEEIGMHPLSHPVEPHFVHLSWAVRRLTPTQARYIKTFYGSEVLHHLEQLEHRGLKTAGLRS from the coding sequence GTGGTGCTTGGCTGTCTGGCCCTGAACGCCTCGTACGAGCCGCTGACGATGGTCCCGATGCGGCGCGCGCTCCGACTCGTGATTGACGGCAAGGCCGAAATCGTCGAGGCGGACTCGGATCGCGTCGTGCGATCAGAGCGCCTCACGATGCCGAGGCCAGCCGTAATCCGACTCACGAAGTTCATCCACGTGCCGCGGCGCTTCCGCCGGCAAGTGACGAACACGTTCCTGTTCGCGCGCGACCGTTATACCTGCCAGTACTGCGGCCGGCACATGACGGAGTTCAAGCCGCGCGAAGCGCTCACGCGCGACCACCTGATCCCGCTGTCCCGCGGCGGTACCAACGATTGGACGAACGTCGTGGCCGCCTGCAGCGGGTGCAACACGCGCAAAGGCAACCGGCTCCCCGAGGAGATCGGGATGCACCCGCTCTCGCACCCGGTCGAACCGCACTTCGTGCACCTCAGCTGGGCGGTACGCCGGCTCACACCGACGCAAGCGAGATACATCAAGACGTTCTACGGATCCGAGGTGCTGCATCACCTCGAGCAGCTCGAGCATCGTGGGCTTAAGACGGCAGGTTTGCGTAGCTGA